Genomic segment of Oncorhynchus nerka isolate Pitt River linkage group LG10, Oner_Uvic_2.0, whole genome shotgun sequence:
AACAATGATAATAATATCAACCGTGTGACAAATGTTCATTGATCAAATGGACCACGGATCCTCCCATAAAGATACCCTGGCCTGGCATACAGTCATCGGGCTCATTTGAGCGCTAAAGCGAAAGTAACCGAATGTAGACTAAAGTAGAGGTGATCCGCTCGAACACAAGTCATTGTATGATACGCACCGACAGGCTCGTAGTCCTTGTGATAGAAGGCCAGCCAGTCGTACAGGGACACCACCTGAGCAGGGGACAGACTAGACAAGTCATCGGTCAGACCAGTATCTGTGAAGTCCCCAGTGACAAAGGACAGAGAAGCGTCTTTACCTTAAAAACAAGGGGGAATAGAAAGCAGCATAAAAATGCATTCACACGTCTGACAAAATCTGCGTCTCTTATTTTTAAGTGTATGGAATGTTATATAATCTACAGGCATGTTCACAATTAAGAGATCCGCTGTTAAAGGACCCTGGCACGTAGATTtaaaactatttaaaaaaaatcacctGCAAAGAAACGATAACCACCACCAGGACCATAATGCTTCATCCCCTTCTCTACATCGAACACCTGTCCTAAAATGGCCAGATAAAGGCCCTTGCTGTTCTCCTCTCCGGTGTACAGTGATAACTCATCTTTGATTATGAGACGCGCAGGTGGAACTGTCGAATGAGGTGCATCGCCAGTAATGTTGGCCCAGTCCTGACGCAGTAATAGTATTGCCACTAATACAAAAATAAACGAAATGATAAACCCTAACATTATGTCTAAGGCTATTCCTTGTTATTTGTCGTTACTCTTTGACCAATGTTCAGTCATTGACAACATGTTTCACCGATTCTGTTGTTTTGTTTTTCCGGGTATGCATTTCATCCACGACACATACTCATCCGTGCAGATATACGAATGCCTtcttctgtattttttttttaaatggcggttggcaaccaaaaGGTGAattaccgccaccaactggaccggagtgtaaatcaaattaacctgccaattttatttaaccaggtaggctagttgagaacaagttctcatttgcaactgcgacctggccaagataaagcatagcagtgtgagcagacaacacagagttacacatggagtaaacaattatcaagtcaataacacagtagaaaaaaaagagagtttatatacattgtgtgcaaaatgcatgaggaggtaggcgaataattacaattttgcagattaacactggagtgataaatgatcagatggtcatgtacaggtagagatactggtgtgcaaaagagcagaaaagtaaataaatacaaaCAGCATGGGGATAACCCTTCACTTATTAAAAAATACAACACAAAATAAAACCCACCACCCCATTCCACCACTTTGACCCTCTACACCAGGCCAACAGCCTGAGAGGAAGGGACACGACCATTCAACACTCCCTGTAACTCCTCTGCAGTAAAATCTTGTACACCCAAgtacctctctgcagctgccaccacatcaCCTATTTTCTATGCTTTACATTCCATTTCTGCGGTACAGACGATAACCATGGCAATGAACGCTAAACGCCATCCTTACTGAAGCATATTTCATTCGTACGTCTACTATTTATACTTCTGATCCCCAGCAACATTGGCAGTGATCTCATACCGcttatttggggcggcaggtaacgtagtggttagagtgttggtctaATAACCGGAAGGTTAAAAGATTGAATCCACTGAGCTGAAaaggtaaaaaatctgccattctacccctgaacaaggcatttaatccactgttcctaggctgtcattgaaaataagaattagttcttaactgacttgcctagttaaataaaggtaaaattgttTTTGCTGaaactacacattcctttgttcCATGCCCCCCCCCCTGCACACTCCTCATATCTAAGAATCTCGTTCCTACACACAGATGCAAGATAAACATACGCTTGACACCTGAAACACTGTAGTGGGTTTGGAACAAACTGATATATCCTTACATTAGTTTGTCAGGTAAAGACTCAGAATCAAAACACAAAAGGACAGACAGTGACTCTTCTGTTACACCACAGATTTACAAACCATCTGTTTAGTGGTTTTGTAGCTCAGTGGTTTTGTAGCTCAGTGGTTTTGTAGCTCAGTGGTTTGGAcaaacagtgcatttggaaagtattcagaccaatttactttttctacattttcttacgttacagcctttttctaaaatagattaaattgttttctccccctcacaatacccccatattgacaaaacaaaaaacaggtttttagatttctttttttgcaaatgtataaaaataaatcaaatgaaatatcacattcacatatgtattcagaccctttactcagtactttgttgaagaacctttgttagcaattacagccttgagtcttcttgggtatgacgctacctgcttggcacacctgtatttgggaagtttctcccattcttctctgcagatcctcccaagctctgtcaggttggatggggattgtcgctgcacagctattatcaggtctctccagagatgttcgatcttgttcaagtccgggctctggctgggccactcaaggacattcagagacttgtccagaagccacaccaccattgtcttgactgtgtgcttagggtcgttgtcctgttggaaggtgaaccttcgacccagtctgaggtcctgagcactcggaagcaggtttccatcaaggatctctctgtactttgctccgttcatctttccctcgatcctgactagtctcccagtccctgcctttgaaaatcatccccacagcatgatgcttccaccaccgtgcttcacagtagggatggtgccaggtttcctccagatgtgatgcttggcattcaggccaaagagttcaatcttggtttcatcagaccagagaaacttgtttctcatggccttgGAGTCTtgaggtgctttttggcaaactctaagcgggctgtcatgtgccttctactgaggaatggcttccgtctggccactctaccataaaggcgtggttggtggagtgctgtagagagggttgttcttctggaaggttctcccatcttcacagtggaactctggagatctgtcagagtcatcatcgggtttttggtcacctccctgaccaaggcccttctccccagattgctcaatttgactgggcggccagctctaggaagagtcttggtggttccaaacttcttccacttaagaatgatggtggccactgtgttcttggggaccttcaatgctgcagatgttTTTTtcgacccttccccagatctgtgcctcgacacaatcctgtctcggagctctacggacaattccttcgacctcatggcttggtttttgctctgacatgcactgtcaactgtgggaccttatataatcaatggaaacaggtgaTAAAATAATGTATATGTTGAAATATAATGATAAAATAATTCCACTCTGAAACCTTATAACTGTATGAAATTAATTAGAATCATAAAATTATAAtctgatgatgtgtgtagttttagtcagaattatgtTAAACAATCTATAGTGGAAAAACACAGAATGTCTGAGCAAGGCGTAGCTTAGGATttgaacttgtgtgtgtgtgtgtgtgtgtgcctagtaAAATAACGAAGAACAATTAAAACTGTGTCTGGACCGACTTGGCTAGGCCTCTGAGAGActtgggagaggacagggagtacttctcaaggtCTCAGGTCAGCTAGGCCTCTGAGAGActtgggagaggacagggagtacttctcaaggtCTCAGGTCAGCTAGGTCTCTGAGAGActtgggagaggacagggagtacttctcaaggtCTCAGGTCAGCTAGGTCTCTGAGAGActtgggagaggacagggagtacttctcaaggtCTCAGGTCAGCTAGGCCTCTGAGAGActtgggagaggacagggagtacttctcaaggtCTCAGGTCAGCTAGGCCTCTGAGAGActtgggagaggacagggagtacttctcaaggtCTCAGGTCAGCTAGGCCTCTGAGAGActtgggagaggacagggagtacttctcaaggtCTCAGGTCAGCTAGGCCTCTGAGAGActtgggagaggacagggagtacttctcaaggtCTCAGGTCAGCTAGGCCTCTGAGAGACTTGGGAGAGGACAGGGAATACTTCTCAAGGTCTCAGGTCAGCTAGGCCTCTGAGAGActtgggagaggacagggagtacttctcaaggtCTCAGATCAGCTAGGTCTCTGAGAGActtgggagaggacagggagtacttctcaaggtCTCAGGTCAGCTAGGCCTCTGAGAGActtgggagaggacagggagtacttctcaaggtCTCAGGTCAGCTAGGCCTCTGAGAGActtgggagaggacagggagtacttctcaaggtCTCAGGTCAGCTAGGCCTCTGAGAGACTTGGGAGAGGACAGGAGTACTTCTCAAGGTCTCAGGTCAGCTAGGCCTCTGAGAGActtgggagaggacagggagtacttctcaaggtCTCAGGTCAGCTAGGCCTCTGAGAGActtgggagaggacagggagtacttctcaaggtCTCAGGTCAGCTAGGCCTCTGAGAGActtgggagaggacagggagtacttctcaaggtCTCAGGTCAGCTAGGCCTCTGAGAGActtgggagaggacagggagtacttctcaaggtCTCAGGTCAGCTAGGCCTCTGAGAGActtgggagaggacagggagtacttctcaaggtCTCAGGTCAGCTAGGCCTCTGAGAGActtgggagaggacagggagtacttctcaaggtCTCCCTAATCTCGGGGGAATGGACCTGTCGGCTGGGGAGGGATACAAAGTGGTGAGAACTCTGGAGAAGGATAAAActcacctactgtttgtgtgtatgtatgtgcgtaggatacctactgtttgtgtgtatgtatgtgcgtaggatacctactgtttgtgtggaagtatgtgcgcagCTATAAAATAGATGTTTTTGTATTCTTGACTttagaacgttctctgaataaactgtactagccttttgcataagctgagtctttgactaattattattaaacccatggtctctgggattggtcaaagctattgattgattgttattatcattgggattgaaaattATCATgacaacaggatgcacctgagctcaatttcaagtctcacagcaaagggtctgaatacttatgtaaataaggtatttaattttttaaattgtaatacattttcttcgtcattatggggtattgtgtgtagactgatgaggattTGTATTAATCAATTtaagaataagtctgtaacgtaacaaaatgtggaaaaagttaaggggtctgaatactttccgaatgcactgtagatggaAAAGGTAGCGAGACACCACATTCGTTCTTTTTTTCTGGTTCACTGATAGTCAATGAACTTAGTAGACCAGACCCAGATCCTATTGCATTGGTATCTATGGGAGACCCACCCCATTAAGAAGACTGGAACTAAACATGTTTTTAAATGGTAAACAGTCTGAGTGAACTATCATCTAGCCACCATTTTTGGTTTGGATTGGTGTCAAATGGACAAAGAGTGCCCATTCAGCAATTACACATTATAATCATTAGTGAATCTGACATTTTTTTGTTCTGAACAATCTCTTTGTACTACAGCTATATCATGAATATTTTAATTTTATAGTTACATCAAATATTTTTGTCTAAATACATCTACTCTAGCTCATCTAGCAATCCTTAATCCGTTTATTATTGGGCATAGAATGTAATGAGTTAGCCATGGCTGATCGGTCAAAGCCAATGACGTTTTTAAACCCTGGTTTGCCGATGATGcattggccaatgagaggcttaTGAAGTCATcggtcggccatattggtactccccaagtaggagcagtcctccataggaatgaatggaattctacagtatttcaattcaatgtttcaaggacaacattacatgtattgctgtttttgttgttgtttttgtagtggggacagtaacattagtaatcTCAACAAATGTATATTTCaaggatttttttttatatatatatatttttttactgtttAGCTCATATAATATAATTTACAAGTTTGCATTAAGGTTTTCGTAATTTAATAAACATGCCAAAATGAATGTAGACATGAATAAATGCATTTATGTAGCTTCCAACATTTTTTTAATAACGGTGATGGAGTGCAAAGATGGAGGCGTGGTGGTTTCAGCACCTCGTCCTCTATTAGACATATATTAATCATCTCAATCATTGGTCAAAGCCTATTGGGAAATTAATGGGTTGTAAGGGTTGTAACACCAAAAATAATtaaattatgaagcctttatgtgcttGTTTTGGttacataaatgcttcaaaattcacaaaaGGTGATGAAGTttctcatagaacaaaatgtatgctataagatctcctaaacctgtgtttaccacagaccttatttcTGCATTTGTCCAAAACCCTCCAAAATCCATAGGAGGAAGAGGCGAGGAAGAGAGGGATTACTGGATCCAAAATCTGTCTTCTCCGGCATGAGGTGTTTTTATAGTTTATTTCGCTCACCAAGTGAAGAGTTTTTGTACGGAGTTCAATATGCAGGTTTCCATTGACCCAGGTTTATTCCACAAAAGTAAACGAAGAAGAGATCAACATTGTGACGTGTAGGCCTAGTGGAAATGGCAGAGAGGCTATAGGATACATGTTCTGAAGATCAACATTGTGACGTGTAGGCCTAGTGGAAACGGCAGAGAGGCTATAGGATACATGTTCTGAAGATCAACATTGTGACGTGTAGGCCTAGTGGAAACGGCAGAGAGGCTATAGGATACATGTCCTGAAGGTCAACATTGTGACGTGTAGGCCTAGTGGAAACGGCAGAGAGGCTATAGGATACATGTCCTGAAGGTCAACATTGTGACGTGTAGGCCTAGTGGAAACGGCAGAGAGGCTATAGGATAAATGTCCTGAAGGTCAACATTGTGACGTGTAGGCCTAGTGGAAACGGCAGAGAGGCTATAGGATAAATGTCCTGAAGGTCAACATTGTGACGTGTAGGCCTAGTGGAAACGGCAGAGAGGCTATAGGATACATGTTCTGAAGGTCAACATTGTGACGTGTAGGCCTAGTGGAAACGGCAGAGAGGCTATAGGATAAATGTCCTGAAGGTCAACATTGTGACGTGTAGGCCTAGTGGAAACGGCAGAGAGGCTATAGGATACATGTTCTGAAGGTCAACATTGTGACGTGTAGGCCTAGTGGAAACGGCAGAGAGGCTATAGGATAAATGTCCTGAAGGTCAACATTGTGACGTGTAGGCCTAGTGGAAACGGCAGAGAGGCTATAGGATAAATGTCCTGAAGGTCAACATTGTGACGTGTAGGCCTAGTGGAAACGGCAGAGAGGCTATAGGATAAATGTCCTGAAGGTCAACATTGTGACGTGTAGGCCTAGTGGAAACGGCAGAGAGGCTATAGGATACATGTTCTGAAGATCAACATTGTGACGTGTAGGCCTAGTGGAAACGGCAGAGAGGCTATAGGATAAATGTCCTGAAGGTCAACATTGTGACGTGTAGGCCTAGTGGAAACGGCAGAGAGGCTATAGGATAAATGTCCTGAAGGTCAACATTGTGACGTGTAGGCCTAGTGGAAGCGGCAGAGAGGCTATAGGATACATGTTCTGAAGATCAACATTGTGACGTGTAGGCCTAGTGGAAACGGCAGAGAGGCTATAGGATAAATGTCCTGAAGGTCAACATTGTGACGTGTAGGCCTAGTGGAAACGGCAGAGAGGCTATAGGATAAATGTCCTGAAGGTCAACATTGTGACGTGTAGGCCTAGTGGAAACGGCAGAGAGGCTATAGGATAAATGTCCTGAAGGTCAACATTGTGACGTGTAGGCCTAGTGGAAACGGCAGAGAGGCTATAGGATAAATGTCCTGAAGGTCAACATTGTGACGTGTAGGCCTAGTGGAAACGGCAGAGAGGCTATAGGATAAATGTCCTGAAGGTCAACATTGTGACGTGTAGGCCTAGTGGAAACGGCAGAGAGGCTATAGGATAAATGTCCTGAAGGTCAACATTGTGACGTGTAGGCCTAGTGGAAACGGCAGAGAGGCTATAGGATAAATGTCCTGAAGGTCAACATTGTGACGTGTAGGCCTAGTGGAAACGGCAGAGAGGCTATAGGATAAATGTCCTGAAGGTCAACATTTTCGAAAGATCAACAACATTTTTATCCGTCTACAGGAGTGGATTTTATTCGATTTTTTTTCTAACTTTCTTTATTGCCACAAATGACAATGGAAACAAGAGTTTATTGAATAAATGATTATCGCCGAATAATTTTGAAGGTACGCGGGGCACTTGATGTCCTCACGTAGCCGAACAGTAACcgcgtttccatccacagttgtCATGCCAGTGCAGTTTATTATCGCTACAGAtaaaataagttatgatgaacttggttggtgaaagtgcacggtgatcttgatgctcctttacaataaatatcgagggtattggtaacaaataaaaaatattctaGCTAttatccataataatgtcatcatgtagactagttTACCCGCACTGCATATGGTAAAACCAAAGGAGTCACTTCTGCTATTTAAAGCAACAGTTTTGGAAGAAAACTATCCGTAGAGTCGAAAATGCAATGAAAACACATTGAGTTTTAGATTTTTATTAGGTACATGAAAACTTGAGCGAAAAAGTACAGTTCgtgtgcactacatcatcacgcacggatgtaaaaaaacaaactctaacaagtcagtttggtggaaacaGCACTGGTGCGAAAATGCGAATAACAATGGAAGTGGTTGAAGTGTTTCTGTTACCCATTTAGGCAAATTGCGCATAACAATGTTGGCGACAGCCTGAATGCCCTCCCATCCATCTGTTTCGTATATCTGTAGCCCGTGAAAGACACCATGGATAGAATGCAATAAGTGACTATTTACTCGATTACATATTTGACATCTCGTAATAGTTCTCATGCGCCAACGTATCGCCATGTTCAGTGCCACGGGGAAACTTATACTCCTGTAGATCTGTAATAATTAGTCGGGGAAACTTATACTCCTGTAGATCTGTAATAATTAGTCAGGGAAACTTATACTCCTGTAGATCTGTAATAATTAGTCGGGGAAACTTATACTCCTGTAGATCTGTAATAATTAGTCGGGGAAACTTATACTCCTGTAGATCTGTAATAATTAGTCGGGGAAACTTATACTCCTGTAGATCTGTAATAATTAGTCGGGAAACTTATACTCCTGTAGATCTGTAATAATTAGTCGGGAAACTTATACTCCTGTAGATCTGTAATAATTAGTCGGGAAACTTATACTCCTGTAGATCTGTAATAATTAGTCGGGAAACTTATACTCCTGTAGATCTGTAATAATTAGTCGGGAAACTTATACTCCTGTAGATCTGTAATAATTAGTCGGGGAAACTTATACTCCTGTAGATCTGTAATAATTAGTCAGTGAAACTTATACTCCTGTAGATCTGTAATAATTAGTCGGGGAAACTTATACTCCTGTAGATCTGTAATAATTAGTCGGGGAAACTTATACTCCTGTAGATCTGTAATAATTAGTCAGGGAAACTTATACTCCTGTAGATCTGTAATAATTAGTCGGGGAAACTTATACTCCTGTAGATCTGTAATAATTAGTCAGTGAAACGTATACTCCTGTAGATCTGTAATAATTAGTTGGTGAAACTTATACTCCTGTAGATCTGTAATAATTAGTCGGGGAAACTTATACTCCTGTAGATCTGTAATAATTAGTCAGTGAAACGTATACTCCTGTAGATCTGTAATAATTAGTTGGGGAAACTTATACTCCTGTAGATCTGTAATAATTAGTCAGTGAAACGTATACTCCTGTAGATCTGTAATAATTAGTTGGTGAAACTTATACTCCTGTAGATCTGTAATAATTAGTCAGTGAAACATATACTCCTGTAGATCTGTAATAATTAGTTGGTGAAACTTATACTCCTGTAGATCTGTAATAATTAGTTGGTGAAACTTATACTCCTGTAGATCTGTAATAATTAGTTGGTGAAACTTATACCCCTGTAGATCTGTAATAATTAGTCAGTGAAACTTATACTCCTGTAGATCTGTAATAATTAGTTGGTGAAACTTATACTCCTGTAGATCTGTAATAATTAGTCAGTGAAACTTATACTCCTGTAGATCTGTAATAATTAGTCCGTGAAACTTATACTCCTGTAGATCTGTAATAATTAGTCAGTGAACTTCCCAGACAACCAGAAAAGCAAGGCGAAGCAATTCAGGCATTCTTGAATGTCAGTAAAGACCTTGTTCTGCAAAGAAACATTCATTTCGAGAGTGAACGGTTAGGTAGAGAATATCGaacctctctgaaatgaaaatggaatAGCCTTCCCTTCAGCAAAATATATTTGACCAAAACCCTCCCTGAACGCTTAAAAAAATAAATGGTAACCCTCCCCTATACCccaaataataattaaaacataGAAAGTGTATAGCAGAGAACATGTCTACCATTTACCCACACTTCATAGACAGACCAGAACCTTAGAAATACAGTTTTAGAAACGGTTCTTCATTCTTTACGCATTAGCTTCTATGGTAACGCGGGAGTTTTGAAACCACACAGGGCTGCGGGGCAGAAGGCTGTGGGTTCGCAAACCATCGTGGGCAAGAGTAGGGATGGAAACATCTGCTTTATAGAAAAGGCATTGCATGAATCTATCAACGTCGTTCCCGGTATTTTACAATTTGTTTCTAGAATAAAGCTTTGCGGACCAAAGCGCTTTTATACATACATTTATATAATTGGATTGGTTTTATTGTATTTAAAATCTTAAAAGTAACAAGGGCCTGTTCTTCCTCTCAATTCGAGTCTTGGTTTGAATTTAACAGCAGAGGGCAGTAGtattattctagcagc
This window contains:
- the LOC115119474 gene encoding neuferricin isoform X1; translated protein: MLGFIISFIFVLVAILLLRQDWANITGDAPHSTVPPARLIIKDELSLYTGEENSKGLYLAILGQVFDVEKGMKHYGPGGGYRFFAGKDASLSFVTGDFTDTGLTDDLSSLSPAQVVSLYDWLAFYHKDYEPVGRLVGRFYSESGEPTEALLQVEAALEQGRRLKDQALAEKQHLPACNSEWNAARRGRVWCSTKSGGVQRDWAGVPRKLFSPGSGRSRCVCVQNSSTLENPNIQEYEDCPPHADSCPVRE